A genome region from Nicotiana tabacum cultivar K326 chromosome 13, ASM71507v2, whole genome shotgun sequence includes the following:
- the LOC107775417 gene encoding protein CANDIDATE G-PROTEIN COUPLED RECEPTOR 7-like has protein sequence MEIFYHLTCLKLLQALFIISSFRFSVGEIKNTHIVDDSRQIILIERFGFAPDGHVTISLDHVSWRSNEPAAKLYPSSMGFCLVRDVSFPRLLNESMYTENFCVLSSKYVNLVFRFDKLGPDSTYNTSTTIDEPDEYNLIFGNCQKEFLVTMNVHTEMYNVNNGEKDFLPAGQTPLPKFYFLCFIVYLAFLAIWGFICIKQRKIVHKIHLIMAMLLVFKALKLICASEDKMYIRNTGKPHGWDVAFYIFGFLKGVTLFTVIVLIGTGWSFLKPFLHYREKKVLMFVIPLQVIENIASIVISESGPVEKHWLVWNEVFLLIDVMCCCIVLVPILWSIKSLREASKNDGKAAEILRKLTLFRHFYVVLIVYLYFTRFGIAMIESVVNYIHEWVTIVAAEGASLMFYMFIFYNFQPIEKNPYLAIDKDDDGDEEEEEEEDDEDDA, from the coding sequence ATGGAAATTTTCTACCATCTTACATGTTTAAAGCTACTACAAGCATTGTTCATAATATCAAGCTTTAGATTTTCAGTAGGTGAAATCAAGAATACACATATTGTTGATGATTCTAGGCAAATAATATTGATTGAAAGATTTGGTTTTGCCCCAGATGGGCATGTAACCATTTCTCTAGACCATGTTTCCTGGAGATCAAATGAACCAGCTGCAAAACTTTATCCTTCTTCTATGGGATTTTGCCTCGTTAGAGATGTATCGTTCCCACGACTCTTGAACGAGTCCATGTACACAGAAAACTTCTGTGTTTTATCCAGTAAGTATGTAAATCTTGTCTTTAGATTTGACAAGCTTGGCCCTGATTCAACCTACAATACATCAACTACAATCGACGAGCCAGATGAATATAACTTGATTTTTGGTAATTGCCAAAAAGAATTTCTTGTGACAATGAATGTTCATACTGAAATGTACAATGTGAATAATGGGGAAAAAGATTTTCTTCCAGCTGGTCAGACTCCACTCCCTAAATTCTATTTCCTTTGCTTCATTGTATATCTTGCATTTTTGGCCATATGGGGATTTATCTGCAttaaacaaaggaaaattgttcaCAAGATCCATTTGATCATGGCTATGTTGTTGGTTTTCAAGGCTTTGAAGTTGATTTGTGCTTCAGAAGATAAAATGTACATTAGAAATACAGGGAAGCCTCATGGTTGggatgttgcattttatatttttggatttttgaaaggGGTAACACTCTTCACTGTCATTGTCCTTATTGGAACTGGTTGGTCTTTCTTGAAACCTTTCCTACATTATCGCGAAAAAAAGGTTTTAATGTTCGTGATCCCCTTACAAGTGATCGAAAATATTGCATCGATTGTGATAAGTGAAAGTGGACCTGTTGAAAAACATTGGTTAGTATGGAATGAGGTGTTCTTGTTAATTGATGTAATGTGTTGTTGTATTGTACTTGTTCCAATTTTATGGTCAATTAAAAGCCTTAGGGAGGCATCCAAGAATGATGGAAAAGCAGCTGAAATTCTGAGGAAGTTGACACTTTTTAGGCACTTTTATGTTGTCTTGATTGTGTACTTGTATTTTACTAGGTTTGGGATTGCTATGATTGAAAGTGTAGTGAATTACATACATGAATGGGTTACAATTGTTGCTGCGGAAGGTGCAAGCTTGATGTTTTATATGTTTATATTCTACAATTTTCAACCAATTGAGAAAAATCCATATTTGGCTATTGACAAAGATGACGACGgcgatgaagaagaagaggaggaggaagatgatgaggatgatgctTGA
- the LOC107802453 gene encoding uncharacterized protein LOC107802453 — MGSDVLLNPLSSPLGHRFPLNNCNSIPTSNSTRCFSTSSGGGRWESNSRRQKEYQRFIFDDELRANFKEDDFGFGSAVKQRIWWSDDSSLWGDDYEDEEAGFGSFGVMEDSIGFAWVTKVLRAFGWMLPAVIMSAVLGTGTNTIIMALALPLAQSALSLVMDAIWGWSNDGPRSKSKKKKRPYARAASNPGIRTGKGQNTRNGKGVGDYQSWAASNGASDRKKSRSTVNFGGWDELDNHGMEGQSKKPPNRRLAEPTQGTDGKLSKRIGRRETPLLLRLFIAVFPFMGSWTKLL, encoded by the exons ATGGGGAGTGATGTTCTTCTTAATCCCTTATCCTCTCCTTTAGGCCACAGATTCCCACTGAACAATTGTAATTCTATTCCTACTTCAAATTCCACACGCTGTTTCTCCACCAGCTCCGGCGGCGGTCGGTGGGAGAGTAATAGCAGGCGCCAAAAAGAGTATCAGCGGTTTATATTCGATGACGAGCTTAGGGCTAACTTTAAGGAAGATGATTTTGGTTTCGGAAGCGCCGTGAAGCAGCGAATTTGGTGGTCCGATGATTCTTCGCTTTGGGGAGATGACTATGAAGATGAAGAAGCTGGATTTGGTAGCTTTGGTGTTATGGAGGATTCCATTGGCTTTGCCTGGGTGACGAAG GTGCTCAGAGCCTTTGGTTGGATGCTTCCAGCCGTTATTATGTCAGCGGTACTTGGAACAGGCACAAATACTATTATCATGGCATTAGCACTTCCTTTGGCGCAGTCTGCTCTTTCATTAGTAATGGATGCCATCTGGGGATGGTCCAATGACGGCCCACGATCCAagtccaagaaaaagaaaagacccTATGCTAGAGCAGCGAGCAACCCTGGAATAAGAACGGGAAAAGGACAAAATACTCGAAATGGCAAGGGAGTTGGAGACTATCAATCCTGGGCTGCCTCAAATGGTGCATCGGATAGAAAAAAGTCACGAAGCACTGTAAATTTTGGTGGTTGGGATGAACTAGACAATCATGGGATGGAAGGACAGTCGAAAAAGCCCCCTAATCGAAGACTGGCTGAACCAACACAGGGGACTGATGGTAAATTGAGTAAGAGAATCGGGAGGAGAGAAACTCCATTGCTATTGAGACTCTTTATTGCTGTTTTCCCGTTCATGGGATCCTGGACCAAGCTATTGTAA